The Brassica napus cultivar Da-Ae chromosome C7, Da-Ae, whole genome shotgun sequence genome has a segment encoding these proteins:
- the LOC106376406 gene encoding uncharacterized protein LOC106376406 isoform X2, which produces MAKDTWTPEETRYFFELYAEERRKGNKAGISMNKAGKANIMEAFEQRFKKNLPDWRPYKSKYDTSRKKYIKIKTLTQNRTGLGFDEMGRIDMSDDWWSERERECPGIRRSVCKEISNMDMFEAEFGGIVVTGAEGWSAQHGEASLNSRVDEDVGDDEVDSQPAAETQPQAPRQTQPSTQTHSGNSRAKRRRKEKDMVVEACVKRTEALEVKNKIAERMLERQEAFSIENVLEILYALPEVREWSPLYEAAMETLIDNEGNRRAFVTMKTDEAKIRFLELRTKIKRDDD; this is translated from the exons ATGGCAAAAGAT ACTTGGACACCTGAGGAAACTAGGTATTTTTTCGAACTCtatgcggaagagagaagaaaaggaaataagGCTGGTATATCAATGAATAAAGCGGGGAAAGCAAACATTATGGAGGCGTTTGAACAGCGGTTTAAGAAGAATTTACCTGATTGGAGACCCTACAAGAGCAAGTACGACACTAGTAGGAAGAAATACATCAAGATTAAGACGCTGACTCAAAACAGGACAGGACTTGGGTTTGATGAGATGGGAAGGATTGACATGTCAGATGATTGGTGGAGTGAACGCGAAAGG GAGTGTCCAGGGATTAGAAGATCTGTTTGCAAAGAGATTAGTAACATGGATATGTTTGAAGCGGAATTTGGTGGTATAGTAGTAACGGGAGCTGAAGGATGGAGTGCTCAACATGGAGAAGCCAGTTTAAACTCTAGAGTggatgaagatgttggtgatgatgaagtTGATTCTCAGCCAGCAGCAGAAACACAGCCTCAAGCCCCACGCCAAACTCAGCCATCGACTCAGACTCATTCTGGAAATTCAAGAGCAAAAAGAAGGCGTAAGGAGAAAGACATGGTTGTAGAAGCTTGTGTGAAACGAACTGAAGCTCTCGAGGTAAAGAACAAGATAGCGGAACGGATGTTGGAGCGTCAAGAAGCTTTTAGTATTGAGAATGTGTTGGAGATTTTGTATGCTTTGCCTGAAGTGAGAGAGTGGTCTCCACTATATGAAGCAGCAATGGAAACTCTCATAGATAATGAAGGGAACCGAAGAGCCTTTGTAACAATGAAGACAGATGAAGCTAAGATTAGGTTTCTGGAGCTTAGGACTAAGATAAAACGCGATGATGACTAA
- the LOC125574829 gene encoding putative pentatricopeptide repeat-containing protein At3g28640, which yields MSVLLSTFFHHHSWKTLILASQRCKTLRQIKSTHASFIIHNLHRNTYAVSKLLTSLLPLPNPNKHFPYASLIFDSIQSPNAFVYDTMIRICSRSSQPHLGVRYFKLMLTEEDDEDDIAPSYLTFHFLLVACLNASLLSMCKQVHSLVVKNGVFASDGHVQTGILRLYVEDGVRLSDARKVFDEIPHPDVVKWDVLINGYVKCGLGSDGLSVFREMLSRGIEPDRFLVTTALTACAQAGALSQGKWIHELLEKRKWIEHDVFVGTALVDMYCKCGCLETALEVFEKMSKRNVFSWAALIGGYAGYGYGKEAITCLEKMEREDGVKPDSVVLLAVLAACAHGGFLQEGRGILDNMEGRYDISPKHEHYSCIVDLMCRAGRLDEAVELIEEMPMKPLASVWGALLNGCRTHKNVELGELAVKNLLELEKGNADEEEAALVQLSSIYMTAQRNGEASKIRQMIGQRGIRKVPGCSVLEVDGNITKFVSGDASHPNLLQIHTLIHLLSVDALQIL from the coding sequence ATGAGTGTTCTTCTCTCTACCTTCTTCCATCATCACTCATGGAAGACTCTAATCCTCGCGAGCCAGCGCTGCAAAACATTGCGACAAATCAAATCAACACACGCGTCATTCATCATCCACAACCTCCACCGCAACACCTACGCCGTCAGCAAACTCCTCACCTCTCTTCTCCCTCTTCCAAATCCAAACAAACACTTCCCCTACGCTTCCCTCATCTTCGACTCTATCCAATCCCCCAACGCCTTCGTCTACGACACGATGATAAGAATCTGCTCTCGAAGCTCTCAGCCTCACTTGGGCGTACGCTATTTCAAACTAATGCTAACTGAAGAGGACGATGAAGATGACATAGCTCCAAGTTACCTCACGTTTCATTTCTTGCTCGTCGCTTGTTTGAACGCTTCGTTGCTCTCTATGTGTAAGCAAGTCCATTCCTTGGTGGTTAAAAATGGTGTCTTTGCGTCGGACGGTCACGTACAGACTGGAATCTTGAGGCTTTATGTGGAAGATGGAGTTCGTTTGTCAGATGCacggaaggtgttcgatgaaattcCTCACCCGGATGTTGTGAAGTGGGATGTTTTGATTAACGGGTATGTTAAATGCGGTTTGGGATCAGACGGTTTGAGTGTGTTCAGGGAGATGTTGAGTAGAGGGATAGAGCCGGATAGATTCTTAGTTACCACGGCGTTAACTGCTTGTGCACAAGCTGGGGCTCTTTCTCAGGGGAAATGGATTCATGAGCTTTTGGAGAAGAGGAAATGGATTGAGCATGATGTGTTTGTAGGGACGGCGCTTGTTGACATGTATTGTAAGTGTGGTTGCTTAGAGACGGCTTTGGAAGTCTTTGAGAAGATGAGTAAGAGGAATGTGTTCTCATGGGCGGCTTTGATTGGTGGATACGCGGGTTATGGTTATGGTAAGGAAGCTATCACGTGTTTGGAGAAGATGGAGCGAGAGGACGGTGTTAAGCCTGATAGTGTAGTGCTTCTCGCGGTCTTAGCCGCTTGTGCTCACGGAGGGTTTCTTCAAGAAGGCAGAGGAATTTTAGATAATATGGAAGGTCGATACGATATCTCTCCAAAGCATGAGCATTACAGCTGTATAGTTGATCTGATGTGCAGAGCTGGGAGATTAGATGAGGCGGTTGAACTTATTGAAGAAATGCCCATGAAACCACTTGCATCTGTTTGGGGGGCTTTACTGAATGGTTGCCGAACGCACAAGAATGTTGAGCTAGGAGAACTAGCTGTTAAGAATCTTCTTGAGTTAGAGAAAGGTAATGCTGATGAAGAGGAAGCAGCTCTTGTTCAGCTCTCTAGTATTTACATGACTGCTCAGAGAAACGGCGAGGCGTCTAAGATTCGTCAGATGATTGGTCAGAGGGGAATAAGAAAGGTGCCGGGATGCAGTGTGTTAGAGGTGGATGGAAATATTACGAAATTTGTCTCGGGAGATGCGTCACACCCGAATCTGCTGCAAATACACACATTGATTCATCTTCTATCGGTTGATGCCTTGCAGATTCTGTAG
- the LOC106394044 gene encoding AAA-ATPase At3g28580-like: MATMGQLWANTGSTLATLMFTYTIFRRWFPHVGDHLEPFFQRLFSRFYPYIQIKFHEYSGEHFKRSEVYSGIQSYLSKDSSLRAKKLKANTTKGSKSLVLSMDDREEITDEFESVTVWWQSKKVRNTRQSFSFYPAADEKRYYTLKFHRRDREVIIERYLEHVVKEGKRIKMKNRERKLYSNTPGQNHRNQTKWSHVTFEHPASFDTLAMEEEKKEEIKNDLVKFSKSKDYYKKIGKAWKRGYLLFGPPGTGKSTMIAAMANFLEYDVYDLELTTVMDNTQLRSLLIETSTKSIIVIEDIDCSLNLTGQRKKKEEEDDGDEKKMMTSEGEKKESKVTLSGLLNFIDGLWSACGGERIIVFTTNFVDKLDPALIRKGRMDKHIEMSYCGFEAFKVLAKNYLDVEESEIFDEIKRLLEVEEIKMTPADVGENLLPKSEGKEGETCLKRLVEALKEAKEEAKKKVEEEEKRKKEEEEEKKRIKEKKAEMKGKKDEKKKKIEENGEEED, translated from the coding sequence ATGGCGACGATGGGTCAACTATGGGCTAACACAGGCTCTACTTTAGCAACCTTGATGTTTACATACACAATCTTTAGACGATGGTTCCCTCACGTGGGAGACCACTTGGAACCATTCTTTCAAAGACTCTTCAGCCGTTTCTACCCTTACATCCAAATCAAGTTCCACGAATACAGCGGAGAGCATTTCAAACGAAGCGAGGTCTACTCAGGAATCCAAAGCTACCTCAGCAAAGACTCCTCTCTTCGAGCCAAGAAGCTCAAAGCCAACACAACCAAAGGAAGCAAGTCTCTCGTCCTTAGCATGGACGATAGAGAAGAGATAACCGACGAGTTCGAGAGCGTCACGGTTTGGTGGCAGTCCAAGAAAGTGAGGAACACTAGACAATCCTTCTCTTTCTACCCTGCAGCCGATGAGAAGAGGTATTACACGTTGAAGTTCCATAGACGTGACAGAGAAGTAATCATAGAGAGGTATCTTGAGCATGTTGTGAAGGAAGGGAAGAggataaagatgaagaacagAGAGAGGAAGCTTTACTCGAACACTCCGGGACAGAACCATAGGAACCAGACGAAGTGGAGTCATGTAACGTTTGAGCATCCTGCGAGTTTTGATACTTTGGCtatggaggaggagaagaaggaagagatcAAGAACGATCTTGTTAAGTTCAGTAAGAGCAAAGATTATTACAAGAAGATAGGGAAGGCGTGGAAGAGAGGGTATCTTTTGTTTGGTCCACCAGGGACTGGGAAGTCTACCATGATAGCTGCCATGGCGAACTTCTTGGAGTATGATGTATATGATCTTGAGTTAACAACGGTTATGGATAACACACAGCTGAGGAGTTTGTTGATAGAGACTTCGACTAAGTCCATTATTGTGATTGAAGATATTGATTGTTCTCTCAACCTAACGGgacagagaaagaagaaggaggaggaggacgatggagatgagaagaagatgatgacaaGTGAAGGTGAGAAGAAAGAAAGCAAGGTTACATTGTCAGGGCTATTGAACTTCATTGATGGGTTATGGTCAGCTTGTGGTGGAGAGAGGATCATTGTTTTTACTACAAACTTTGTGGACAAGCTAGATCCTGCTTTGATTAGGAAAGGAAGAATGGATAAGCATATAGAGATGTCTTATTGCGGGTTTGAAGCTTTCAAGGTGTTGGCCAAGAACTACTTGGATGTGGAGGAGAGTGAGATATTTGATGAGATAAAGAGATTGCTTGAGgttgaagaaatcaagatgaCACCAGCGGATGTTGGGGAGAATCTGTTGCCGAAGTCAGAAGGGAAGGAAGGGGAGACATGTTTGAAGCGTTTGGTGGAAGCGTTGAAAGAGGCAAAAGAGGAAGCAAAGAAGAAGGTTGAGGAAGAGGAGAAGcgaaagaaggaagaagaggaagagaagaagagaataaaGGAAAAGAAAGCAGAGATGAAGGGAAAGAaggatgagaagaagaaaaagattgaAGAAAATGGCGAAGAAGAGGACTGA
- the LOC106394825 gene encoding AAA-ATPase At3g28570, mitochondrial-like, translating to MSQTSVRKDQKLLLLQTKKSKRNLIEILMGSIVKPMFGDNITTIGSNIAGLLFIIETLRRYFPVHLKITIQELLVNAIQRLPFFKKCSDKTLAFFSPYTRIRFIEIEENKYNYAYSAIKTYLGAQVNPQVKNLKGSQGRGRESLDFKRDDDKFEDEYDGVKMWWEVLKSTDGVKMCRLTFHRSNWEVVTGSYLRYVGEEGKSIEEKKKKVKLFMNNPSSNWKMQMKNLWSSIDFEHPATFDTMAMDPKKKDEIMRDLLAFRDSEEYYKKIGKAWKRGYLLHGPPGTGKSTTIAAMANLMSYSIFDLELTSIENNWELKKLVLATTSKSIIVIEDIDCSLDLTGERGVKEDQSNAEIKKVKKKNAVTLSGLLNFIDGIWSACGQERILVFTTNHLGKLDQALIRRGRMDMHIELSYCRFEAFKILAKNYLNLDSHLLFGEIETLLEETNMTPADVAENLMVKDGESSGGDGSLKGLIRALEQMKLNQHSDEQQKEINK from the coding sequence ATGAGTCAAACCAGTGTGAGAAAAGATcagaagcttcttcttcttcagacaaagaaaagcaaaagaaaCCTAATTGAAATCTTGATGGGATCGATCGTGAAGCCAATGTTTGGAGATAACATAACAACTATTGGATCAAACATTGCTGGTCTGCTCTTCATCATTGAAACTCTTCGGAGATACTTCCCTGTACATCTCAAGATCACGATCCAAGAGCTTCTCGTCAACGCAATCCAGCGGTTACCCTTTTTCAAGAAGTGTTCTGACAAGACTCTTGCCTTCTTCTCGCCTTACACTCGGATAAGGTTCATAGAAATCGAGGAGAATAAATATAACTACGCTTACTCAGCCATCAAGACCTACCTTGGTGCACAAGTTAACCCTCAAGTGAAGAATCTCAAGGGTAGCCAGGGGAGGGGGAGAGAGTCTTTGGATTTTAAACGCGATGATGATAAATTTGAGGATGAGTATGATGGTGTGAAGATGTGGTGGGAGGTTCTAAAATCCACAGACGGTGTTAAAATGTGTAGGCTTACTTTCCATAGAAGTAACTGGGAGGTAGTGACTGGTTCTTACTTGAGGTACGTTGGGGAAGAAGGCAAGTCCattgaagaaaagaagaagaaggttaaGCTCTTTATGAACAATCCAAGTTCTAACTGGAAGATGCAGATGAAAAATCTATGGAGTAGCATTGACTTCGAGCATCCAGCAACATTTGACACAATGGCTATGGATCCAAAGAAGAAAGATGAGATTATGAGAGACCTTTTAGCGTTTAGAGACAGCGAAGAGTATTATAAAAAGATTGGGAAAGCTTGGAAGAGGGGCTACTTGTTGCATGGACCTCCAGGGACAGGCAAGTCCACGACGATTGCAGCTATGGCGAATCTAATGAGTTATAGTATCTTTGATCTTGAGCTAACTTCGATAGAAAACAACTGGGAACTCAAGAAGCTGGTGCTAGCTACGACTAGTAAGTCCATCATTGTGATTGAGGATATAGACTGTTCCTTGGACCTCACGGGAGAGAGGGGAGTTAAAGAAGATCAGAGCAATGCAGAAATTaagaaagtgaagaagaagaatgcagTTACACTCTCTGGCTTGTTGAACTTTATAGATGGGATTTGGTCGGCTTGTGGACAAGAGAGGATACTTGTGTTTACAACGAACCACTTGGGGAAACTTGACCAGGCTTTGATCAGAAGAGGTCGGATGGATATGCATATAGAGTTGTCTTATTGCAGATTTGAAGCGTTCAAGATTCTTGCCAAGAACTATCTGAATCTTGATTCGCATCTCTTGTTTGGTGAGATTGAGACGTTGCTTGAAGAAACGAATATGACACCGGCTGATGTTGCGGAGAATTTGatggtgaaagatggtgaaTCGTCTGGTGGTGATGGATCACTCAAGGGTTTGATCCGAGCTTTGGAACAGATGAAGTTGAACCAACATTCAGATGAACAACAGAAGGAgattaacaaataa
- the LOC106376406 gene encoding protein ANTAGONIST OF LIKE HETEROCHROMATIN PROTEIN 1 isoform X1 codes for MAKDMLERWILQDEDGDYDDELGLFDAPITERLSHRTDRGAGWRHVQQLMYESDQQCYDILRMNQRTFEALCKMLGERYGLKETHHVYLEESVAMFLETVGQDKTKRDIAARYQRSVDTVQRKLDEVLSALLKFAEDTLRPQEGEFGRVSPVLRNDDRYWPHFRDCIGALDGTHVPVRPPSQNAEAYRGRKQDPTMNVLAICNFDMKFIYAYVGVPGRAHDTKVLTHCARNEASFPHPPPGKYYLVDSGYPTRTGYLGPHRNMRYHLGQFATGGPPVSARELFNRKHSGLRSVIERTFGVWKAKWRILDRKHPKYGLVKWIKLVTATMALHNFIRDSHREDHDFVQWQSGDGGEGEEADSDGDEEEEEEEEEEDDDDDGGGGGHIVYEPTGDKAMEALRDNITNEYGRGRLPF; via the exons ATGGCAAAAGAT ATGCTTGAAAGATGGATATTGCAAGATGAAGATGGAGATTATGATGATGAACTTGGTTTGTTTGATGCGCCTATTACTGAGAGATTGAGTCATAGAACAGATAGAGGAGCAGGATGGCGACATGTTCAACAACttatgtatgaatctgatcagCAGTGTTATGACATTCTTCGCATGAATCAAAGGACGTTTGAAGCTTTGTGCAAGATGCTAGGTGAGCGATATGGATTGAAAGAGACTCACCATGTCTACCTTGAGGAATCTGTTGCGATGTTTCTCGAGACTGTTGGTCAAGATAAGACGAAGCGGGATATTGCTGCAAGGTATCAAAGATCAGTGGATACGGTCCAAAGGAAGCTTGATGAAGTTTTGAGTGCTCTTCTCAAGTTTGCGGAGGATACACTAAGACCACAGGAAGGCGAGTTTGGAAGAGTAAGTCCTGTTTTGAGAAATGATGATCGGTATTGGCCTCATTTCAGAGATTGTATCGGAGCACTTGACGGAACGCATGTCCCAGTTCGCCCTCCAAGTCAAAATGCAGAAGCATACAGAGGCAGGAAGCAAGATCCTACAATGAATGTTCTTGCTATATGTAACTTCGATATGAAGTTCATATATGCATATGTCGGTGTACCTGGTAGAGCACATGATACAAAGGTCTTGACTCATTGTGCGAGGAATGAGGCTTCTTTCCCACATCCTCCTCCTGGAAAGTATTATCTAGTTGACTCCGGATATCCGACGAGGACAGGTTATCTTGGTCCGCATCGTAATATGCGATATCATCTTGGTCAATTTGCTACAGGAGGACCACCAGTTAGTGCACGAGAGTTGTTTAACCGAAAGCATTCAGGTCTTCGATCAGTGATTGAGAGGACATTTGGAGTATGGAAAGCAAAATGGAGGATTTTGGATCGTAAGCATCCAAAGTATGGTCTGGTCAAGTGGATTAAGCTGGTGACAGCGACAATGGCGCTACACAACTTCATACGTGATTCACATCGGGAAGATCATGATTTTGTACAGTGGCAAAGTGGCGAtggtggagaaggagaagaagctgatAGTGacggtgatgaagaagaagaagaagaagaagaagaagaagatgatgatgatgatggtggtggtggtggacatATTGTATATGAGCCAACCGGTGATAAAGCGATGGAAGCTTTGCGTGATAACATCACAAATGAATATGGTAGAGGTCGTTTAccgttttaa
- the LOC106391415 gene encoding protein arginine methyltransferase NDUFAF7 homolog, mitochondrial: protein MLRRLLTQTSSRRLLSSKTPFFSKPSLSPFSSLPSSPDPPSSASSHVEESGSSAAAGTTISVDRSGLFNPPDHSHEPTPDSELVKHLKSVIKFRGGPISVAEYMEEVLTNPRSGYYMNRDVFGAQGDFITSPEVSQMFGEMIGVWTVCLWEQMGKPERVNLIELGPGRGTLMVDLLRGTSKFRNFTESLHIHLVECSPALQKLQHQNLKCTDESSSEKKAISSPAGTPVHWHATLEEVPSGVPTIIIAHEFYDALPVHQFQKSPRGWCEKMVDVGEDSQFRFVLSPQPTPAALYLVKRCTWATPEEKEKLEHVEISPKSMDLTQEIAKRIGSDGGGALIIDYGKDGIISDSLQAIREHKFVNILDDPGSADLSAYVDFPSIKHSAEEASENVSVHGPMTQSQFLGSLGINFRVDALLQNCDDEQAESLRSGYWRLVGDGEAPFWEGPDEQTPIGMGERYLAMAIVNRNQGTPAPFQ from the exons ATGTTGAGAAGATTACTGACGCAAACATCCTCTCGCCGTCTTCTCTCTTCCAAGACACCCTTCTTCTCAAAACCCTCTCTTTCACCGTTTTCCTCATTGCCCTCTTCACCGGATCCACCTTCCTCGGCGAGTAGTCATGTCGAGGAGTCAGGTTCCTCCGCCGCCGCCGGAACAACTATCTCCGTCGACCGCTCCGGTCTCTTCAATCCCCCCG ACCACTCTCATGAACCCACACCGGACTCCGAGCTCGTCAAGCACCTCAAGAGCGTCATCAAG TTTCGTGGTGGGCCAATCTCAGTGGCGGAGTATATGGAGGAGGTGTTGACTAATCCTAGATCAGGTTATTACATGAACCGTGATGTGTTTGGAGCTCAAGGTGATTTCATTACTTCTCCTGAAGTTAGCCAGATGTTTGGCGAG ATGATTGGTGTTTGGACTGTTTGTCTTTGGGAGCAAATGGGAAAGCCTGAGAGGGTTAATCTCATTGAGCTAGGTCCAGGTCGTGGAACGCTCATGGTCGATCTCCTCCGT GGTACATCAAAGTTTAGGAATTTCACGGAGTCATTGCATATACACTTGGTGGAGTGCAGTCCCGCGTTGCAGAAGCTTCAGCACCAGAACCTGAAGTGCACAGATGAAAGTAGTTCTGAGAAGAAAGCTATAAGTTCACCAGCTGGGACACCTGTGCATTGGCACGCTACTCTTGAAGAGGTACCATCAGGAG TACCAACAATAATCATCGCTCATGAGTTTTATGATGCTCTTCCTGTTCATCAGTTTCAG AAATCTCCACGTGGCTGGTGTGAGAAAATGGTTGATGTGGGAGAAGATTCACA GTTCCGCTTTGTTCTATCCCCACAGCCTACACCTGCAGCCTTATATCTCGTGAAACGTTGCACATGGGCTACACCTGAGGAAAAGGAGAAGCTCGAGCATGTCGAGATCAGCCCGAAGTCAATGGATCTGACTCAAGAAATAGCCAAAAGAATAGGCTCTGATGGAGGTGGAGCACTTATAATCGATTACGGGAAGGATGGAATCATTTCAGACAGTCTCCAG GCTATTAGAGAACACAAGTTTGTCAACATACTGGATGATCCTGGATCTGCGGATCTAAGTGCTTATGTTGATTTTCCTTCGATAAAACACTCTGCTGAGGAAGCTTCAG AAAATGTGTCAGTCCATGGACCTATGACTCAGTCTCAGTTCTTGGGTTCGCTTGGAATAAACTTCAGAGTTGATGCGCTGCTACAGAACTGCGACGATGAGCAAGCCGAGTCTTTGAGGTCAGGATACTGGAGGCTTGTTGGAGATGGTGAAGCACCTTTCTGGGAAGGACCTGATGAACAGACGCCGATTGGAATGGGGGAGAGGTATCTTGCAATGGCTATTGTCAACCGAAACCAAGGCACTCCGGCTCCTTTCCAGTAA
- the LOC106391417 gene encoding LOW QUALITY PROTEIN: protein odr-4 homolog (The sequence of the model RefSeq protein was modified relative to this genomic sequence to represent the inferred CDS: inserted 1 base in 1 codon) translates to MWCDGEEDSQPFNIFTIVSQSLKSKEGGGEIFLHQTMVKAVVGEEARLTSAEDRLSRSAIPAEVGLVIGKLSSVLDRGFVFDLIPTPSNDAGEPACSVLETRDDKKKPSKSKSQSSESSSLSIDSDWVAEHARQVSRMLLGGVKVVGIYVWASDSAFKNSTMILCQAIKAVSDAIRHLDPALDEALLIHICYSPRRWNCRTCLLNSSITSSSLRPCDFKLGRVLSSLQRFKCNYSFNFRLPIYSKGESSRQTFTEILRQELAVHEKELKSANAMIDGYLVHNDEPCNTEGEHEIELLFPFMKDIRAEATKNVTGILHFGGSIHSYAYLNVKEPVSQAVTDIKADITRSLQSRLDIICDEAEQDLNPTDVGDDEELXILTIPISKSILNSSTKACHLPLPRRVLVPWLAGTHICDYLQPFESLEVVKERCMELMSMEHSSLDTSKISEVETETSLMVAESMWDVITPASSAASCRLEGNVERTSREDGNKGMDNASYASNVPMMVAIFVLLLSVILGFMLYRKD, encoded by the exons ATGTGGTGTGATGGCGAGGAAGACAGTCAACCTTTCAACATCTTCACCATTGTATCTCAATCTCTGAAATCCAAAGAGGGAGGAGGAG AGATATTTCTTCATCAAACAATGGTGAAAGCAGTAGTTGGAGAAGAGGCTAGGCTCACATCTGCTGAAGATCGTCTCTCTCGCTCAGCTATTCCTGCTGAG GTGGGTCTTGTGATAGGAAAGCTTAGCTCTGTTCTGGATCGTGGATTTGTGTTTGATTTGATCCCAACGCCGAGCAACGATGCTGGAGAGCCAGCATGCTCGGTTCTCGAAACCAGAGATGATAAAAAGAAGCCATCCAAGTCGAAATCTCAGTCTTCAGAGTCATCTTCTCTGTCGATTGATTCTGATTGGGTAGCAGAACATGCCAGACAG GTATCGAGAATGCTTCTGGGTGGAGTGAAGGTGGTTGGTATCTATGTATGGGCTAGTGACAGTGCTTTTAAGAATTCAACTATGATCCTTTGCCAG GCTATTAAGGCAGTTTCAGATGCAATACGGCATTTGGACCCTGCCTTGGATGAAGCTCTTCTTATTCACATATGCTACAGTCCAAGGAG ATGGAATTGTCGAACTTGTTTGTTGAACTCAAGTATAACATCAAGTAGCCTTCGACCTTGTGACTTTAAGCTGGGGAGGGTGTTAAGTTCTTTGCAAAGGTTTAAGTGCAACTACAGCTTTAATTTCAG ATTACCTATCTACTCCAAGGGTGAATCAAGTAGGCAAACATTTACTGAGATTCTCCGTCAGGAACTTGCAGTTCATGAAAAAGAGCTGAAGAGTGCAAATGCAATGATTGATGGGTACTTG GTGCACAACGATGAGCCTTGTAACACGGAGGGCGAGCATGAAATTGAATTGTTATTCCCATTCATGAAAGATATTAGAGCTGagg CTACGAAGAATGTTACTGGAATCCTACACTTTGGTGGTTCTATACACTCTTATGCCTACTTGAACGTGAAAGAACCAGTTTCACAAGCTGTTACTGATATAAAG gCTGACATTACTAGGAGTCTGCAAAGTAGATTGGACATCATCTGTGACGAGGCTGAGCAGGATCTCAATCCAACTGATGTTGGAGACGATGAAGAAC AGATATTGACAATTCCCATTTCTAAATCCATATTAAACTCATCTAC aaaagcaTGCCATCTTCCTCTTCCTAGGAGAGTTCTTGTCCCGTGGCTGGCTGGTACACACATCTGTGATTATCTACAGCCATTTGAATCACTGGAG GTGGTAAAAGAACGTTGCATGGAGTTAATGTCCATGGAACATTCTTCTCTTGACACATCGAAGATTTCAGAAGTGGAAACCGAGACGTCTTTAATGGTTGCGGAGTCTATGTGGGACGTGATAACCCCTGCGTCTTCTGCTGCCAGCTGTCGCTTGGAAGGGAATGTCGAAAGGACAAGCCGTGAAGATGGTAACAAGGGAATGGATAACGCCAGTTATGCATCCAATGTCCCAATGATGGTAGCGATCTTCGTGCTTTTACTCTCGGTTATACTAGGATTCATGCTTTACCGGAAGGATTAG